The following nucleotide sequence is from Streptomyces sp. NBC_00239.
CTCGACGCGCTGGCGATGCTGGTCGGCGGGTACACGACGCCGTTCTCGATCCTGCTCACCGTGCTCATCGGCTGGACCGTCGCCTACGCGACGCTGTACGCGGTCGGCTCCCCCAACGTCCGGCCCACCGGGCAGAACCTCCTCGCCGGGCTGCGCCGGGTCGGCTTCCAGCCGGTCACCGCGATGCGGGTGGAGGAGGGCGCCGAGGCCGAGCACAACGACCGGGGCCGCCGCTACCTGGTGACCCTGGAGGACGGGCCGCCGCTCGACGTGACGGTCGTGGACCGCGAGCAGCAGGCACACGGCTTCTTCTACCGGGTGTGGCGGCGGCTGACGCTGCGCGGGATCACCACCCGCCGCAGCCTGCAGTCGCTGCGGCAGGCCCTGGAGCAGGAGGCGCTGCTCGCGTACGCCGCCATCGCGGCGGGCGCCAACGCCCCCAAGCTGATCGCCACCTCCGAGCTCGGCCCGGACGCCGTGATGCTCGTGTACGAGCACCTGGGCGGCCGGACCCTCGACGCACTGTCCGACGACGAGATCACCGACGAGCTGACCCGCAACGCCTGGCAGCAGGTCAAAGCCCTGCAGTCGCGGCGGATCGCGCACCGCAGGCTGGCCGGCGACGCCCTGGTGGTGGATCGTTCCGGCAGGGTCATCCTGACGGACCTGCGCGGCGGCGAGATCGCCGCGGGCGACCTGGTGCTGCGGATGGACATCGCACAGCTGCTGACCACACTGGGCCTGCGGGTGGGCGCGGAACGCTCGGTGGCCGCGGCGGTCGCGGTGCTCGGCGGGGACGCGGTGGCGGACTGCCTGCCGCTGCTCCAGCCGATCGCGCTGAGCCGCTCGACGCGCGCCACGCTGCGCCGACTGGCCCGGGAGCGCTCGCAACGGGAACGGGACGCGGTACTGGAGGCGACGAGGGCCGCGAAGGAGGCCCGGGAGGCCGAGTCGGCGGCGGCCCGCAAGTCCGCGAAGGCGGAGAAGAAAGCGGACAAGAAGGCCGAGAAGCAGGCGCTGGACCTGGCCCTGGACGAGGCCCGCGAGGAGGACCTGCTCAGCCAGATCCGCCGCCAGGTGCTGCTGATCCGGCCGCAGGCGCCGGTGGAGCCGGCCCGCCTGGAGCGGATCCGGCCGCGCACCCTGGTCAGTTTCATCGCGGGCGCGTTCGCCGCGTACTTCCTGCTCTCCCAGCTCACCCACATCGACTTCGCCAAGGTGATCGGCGAGGCGCAGTGGGGCTGGGTCGCGGCGGCCGTCGCGTTCTCGGCGCTGAGCTACTTCGCGGCGGCGATGAGCCTGCTGGGCTTCGTGCCCGAACGCGTGCCGTTCCTGCGGACGGTACTGGCGCAGGTGGCGGGGTCGTTCGTGAAGCTGGTGGCGCCGGCGGCGGTCGGCGGCGTGGCCCTGAACACCCGCTTCCTCCAGCGGCAGGGCGTCCGGCCGGGGCTGGCGGTGGCCAGTGTCGGCGCTTCCCAGCTGTTCGGGCTGGGCAGCCACGTCCTGCTGCTGCTGTCCTTCGGCTACCTCACCGGGACCGAGAAGACCCCTGAGATGACCCCGTCCCGGACCGTCATCGCCGGTCTGCTGACGGTCGCGGTACTGGTGCTGGTGGTGACCGCGGTGCCGTTCCTGCGGAAGTTCGTGGCCAGCCGGGTGCGGGCGCTGTTCGCGGGGGTGGTGCCGCGCATGCTGGACGTGCTCCAGCGGCCCCAGAAGCTGATGACGGGCATCGGCGGCATGCTGCTGCTGACGACCTGCTTCGTGATGTGCCTGGACGCGTCGATCCGCGCGTTCGGCGGCGGCGGCTCGATCAGCTACGCGAGCATCGCCGTGGTCTTCCTGGCGGGCAACGCGCTCGGGTCGGCCGCGCCGACGCCCGGTGGTGTGGGCGCGGTCGAGGCGACGCTGACGGCCGGTCTGGTCCTGGTGGGCCTGGACAAGGAGATCGCCCTCTCGGCGGTCCTGCTCTTCCGCCTGATGACCTTCTGGCTGCCGGTGCTCCCCGGCTGGATCTCCTTCAACCACCTGACCCGCAAGGAAGCGCTCTAGCCTCCGGCGGGCGCGCCCAGCCCCCACCGGCTGGCCGTGACGCGCGTGTTCAGCCCCTCCGCTGACCTGAGGCGCGACCTCCAGCCCCTCCGGCGCTTGAGGAGCGGGCCCGGGCGGAGCCCGGCTAACCCCGCGCACCCTTCAGCCCCTCCGGCGCTTGAGGAGCGGGTCCGGGCGGAGCCCGGTGCCCGGCGGAGCCGGGTTGCTTGGGGCTCCGCCCCAAACCCCGCGCCTCAAACGCCGGCGAGGCTGGAATTCGCGCCCGCAGGGTCGGCAAGGCTGGAGGTTGCCCGGCAGGCGTCGGCACGGCCGGGGATTTGCCCCCCAGGGCACCGGCAAGGCTGGAGGTTGCCCGCCAGGGCGTCGGGAGAGCTGGGGGGCGCGCCCCCCGGCGTCAGGGGGGTCGGGCATCAGCGCGTCGGGGGGCCACTCGCTTGGGGCACCGGGCGGGCGGCACAGCGGTCGGCGCCAGAGGATGGACCGCATGACGATCTCCGCCGGACCGCGCGCCACCGCCCTCGCCGCCGCCACCGCCGTCCTGCTGAGCCTCGCCGCCTGCTCCGACGACGGCGCCGACACCGGCGCCGACACCGCCGCCACGCCGAAGGCACCCCGGCTGGAGTGGAGCTCCTGCCCCGCCCCGTCCGCCGCCGAAGGCACCGGCTCGCCGCCCGGCCCCGAGTGGGAGTGCTCCGCGCTCGACGTGCCCCTCGACTACGACGAGCCCGGCGGCGAGACCATCGAGCTGGCGCTGATCCGCGCCAAGGCCCTGGACCCGAAGAAGCGCATCGGCTCGCTCGTCTACAACTTCGGCGGCCCCGGCGGTTCCGGTGTCGCCTCGCTGCCCGGCGCGGCCAAGGACTACCAGCGCCTGCGCGCCCGCTACGACCTGGTGAGCTTCGACCCGCGCGGGGTCGGCCGAAGCGCCACCGTCCGCTGCGAGGACGACCGGGAGCTGGACGCGTACTACCAGGGCGACTCCTCGCCCGAGGGACCCGCCGAGGAGAAGGAGTTCGTCGACGGGATCAAGAAGTACGCGGCCGCCTGCGAGCGGAACTCGGCGGAGGTCCTCCCGCACGTCGGCACCCTGAACGCCGCCCGCGACCTGGACCGGCTGCGCGCGGCCCTCGGTGACGAGAAGCTCCACTACTTCGGCATCTCGTACGGCACCGAGCTGGGCGGGGTCTACGCCCACCTGTTCCCGAAGAACGTCGGCCGGGCCGTCTTCGACGCGGTCGTGGACCCGACGAAGACGTCCGAGGAGGGTTCGCTGGGCCAGGCCCAGGGCTTCCAGCTGGCCCTGGGCAACTTCGCGCAGGACTGCGTCGACCGCGGCGAGAAGTGCCTGTTGCCCGGTGCCACCGCAAAGGAGGTCGAGCAGGGCATCGTGGAGCTCCAGAAGCGGCTGCGCGCGCGGCCGATCCCAGGCAGCGGGGACCGCAAGCTGACCGAGACCGCCGCCACCAACGGCATCGCGCAGGCCCTGTACTCGAAGGAGTTCTGGCCGCTGCTGGAGCAGGGCCTCGACGAGGCGGACGGCGGGCAGGGGCAGTTGCTCCTGGCCCTGTCCGACGCGATGAACGGCCGCAACCAGGACGGCACGTACAGCAACATCGGCGCGGCGAACACGGCGATCAACTGCGCCGACTCCAAGGAGCGCTTCTCGCTGGCGCAGACCAAGGCCGAGCTGCCCCGGTTCCGGGCCGCGTCGGCCGTCTTCGGCGAGTT
It contains:
- a CDS encoding lysylphosphatidylglycerol synthase transmembrane domain-containing protein, which encodes MIPNREETAEMAKEQGVGPPDAESGPRGADRGAQPPPATVPPASPAPAEPSVPAASPEPPVSAGSAGSAEPNDPTGPAGQAGQAGPAGPKGSDGRDAPDSRDALDGLDGVGGSLTERVEIDEPLLAARVHRPSDLVRVLVGVLGIAVVLAIAAFAHGTTVGLASDISKGTGQAPALLVKIAGLVSSIAVLLVPVAFAIERLIKRDGLRIADGVLAAVLAHGVTLATDLWVARAAPDTIQAALTRPQGVGEALSDPVHGYLAPVIAYMTAVGMTRRPRWRVALWVVLLLDALAMLVGGYTTPFSILLTVLIGWTVAYATLYAVGSPNVRPTGQNLLAGLRRVGFQPVTAMRVEEGAEAEHNDRGRRYLVTLEDGPPLDVTVVDREQQAHGFFYRVWRRLTLRGITTRRSLQSLRQALEQEALLAYAAIAAGANAPKLIATSELGPDAVMLVYEHLGGRTLDALSDDEITDELTRNAWQQVKALQSRRIAHRRLAGDALVVDRSGRVILTDLRGGEIAAGDLVLRMDIAQLLTTLGLRVGAERSVAAAVAVLGGDAVADCLPLLQPIALSRSTRATLRRLARERSQRERDAVLEATRAAKEAREAESAAARKSAKAEKKADKKAEKQALDLALDEAREEDLLSQIRRQVLLIRPQAPVEPARLERIRPRTLVSFIAGAFAAYFLLSQLTHIDFAKVIGEAQWGWVAAAVAFSALSYFAAAMSLLGFVPERVPFLRTVLAQVAGSFVKLVAPAAVGGVALNTRFLQRQGVRPGLAVASVGASQLFGLGSHVLLLLSFGYLTGTEKTPEMTPSRTVIAGLLTVAVLVLVVTAVPFLRKFVASRVRALFAGVVPRMLDVLQRPQKLMTGIGGMLLLTTCFVMCLDASIRAFGGGGSISYASIAVVFLAGNALGSAAPTPGGVGAVEATLTAGLVLVGLDKEIALSAVLLFRLMTFWLPVLPGWISFNHLTRKEAL
- a CDS encoding alpha/beta hydrolase gives rise to the protein MTISAGPRATALAAATAVLLSLAACSDDGADTGADTAATPKAPRLEWSSCPAPSAAEGTGSPPGPEWECSALDVPLDYDEPGGETIELALIRAKALDPKKRIGSLVYNFGGPGGSGVASLPGAAKDYQRLRARYDLVSFDPRGVGRSATVRCEDDRELDAYYQGDSSPEGPAEEKEFVDGIKKYAAACERNSAEVLPHVGTLNAARDLDRLRAALGDEKLHYFGISYGTELGGVYAHLFPKNVGRAVFDAVVDPTKTSEEGSLGQAQGFQLALGNFAQDCVDRGEKCLLPGATAKEVEQGIVELQKRLRARPIPGSGDRKLTETAATNGIAQALYSKEFWPLLEQGLDEADGGQGQLLLALSDAMNGRNQDGTYSNIGAANTAINCADSKERFSLAQTKAELPRFRAASAVFGEFLGWGLMGCSAWPVAGAWQTPDVSAPGAAPILVIGNTGDPATPYEGARRMVQELGPGVGVELTYEGEGHGAYNSGDPCVQKAVDAYLLEGTVPPARTVCGT